A stretch of Lysinibacillus agricola DNA encodes these proteins:
- a CDS encoding metallophosphoesterase family protein, which yields MLYALLGDLHSNLEDTKAVLAHIQQTAKEARVLGLGDLYECTVSKKKAQTMSGLPLQKAAIVENDFENLLTFPSIRGNQEERITHVTGIERFTELPETMEIDGATLMHGHQFQWNVTWQPTFPPFKKSLLFFGHSHESGLYHRNKKLPIRIRFGQPIALQEKQYGINVGSVVNHREWCLYDSDKRTVTFMCAPSVEKASV from the coding sequence ATGCTGTACGCACTTTTAGGAGATTTACATTCTAATTTAGAAGATACTAAGGCAGTTCTAGCCCATATTCAGCAAACTGCGAAAGAGGCAAGGGTATTGGGATTAGGTGATTTATATGAATGTACTGTAAGTAAGAAAAAGGCACAAACAATGTCGGGTTTACCGCTACAAAAAGCTGCGATAGTGGAAAATGATTTTGAAAACTTACTAACATTCCCCTCTATTCGTGGTAATCAGGAGGAGCGTATTACACATGTAACTGGCATCGAACGTTTTACAGAGCTGCCTGAAACAATGGAGATTGATGGTGCAACACTTATGCATGGACATCAATTTCAATGGAATGTGACATGGCAGCCTACATTTCCGCCATTCAAAAAATCGCTTCTTTTCTTCGGACATAGTCATGAATCTGGTCTTTATCATCGCAATAAAAAGTTACCTATTCGTATTCGCTTTGGCCAACCAATCGCATTACAAGAAAAGCAGTACGGCATTAATGTTGGTTCAGTTGTCAATCACCGTGAGTGGTGTCTCTATGATAGTGATAAACGAACAGTAACATTTATGTGTGCTCCTTCTGTTGAGAAGGCTAGTGTTTAA
- a CDS encoding DUF305 domain-containing protein translates to MTKPIELSNVTQAYLEEYQRILDKMIQGMTYVTITCSVSENFIKQIIPHQVAAIKMSENVLRYTTNIPVQNLALEIIATSTETVECLEAIQNRCCIVQNSEYELYEYMCAFKEITEAMFKAMSLPPVSNNININYLREMIVHHQGGVRLAQNVLRFCICQELIPILRNMIQTMCDRICEMEKLLDALKDCENC, encoded by the coding sequence ATGACTAAACCAATTGAACTCAGTAATGTAACACAGGCTTATTTAGAGGAATACCAAAGGATCCTCGATAAAATGATTCAGGGCATGACCTATGTGACCATTACATGTAGTGTTTCAGAAAATTTTATTAAGCAAATAATACCGCATCAAGTAGCTGCAATTAAAATGTCAGAAAATGTTTTACGATACACAACTAATATACCCGTGCAAAATCTCGCATTAGAAATAATAGCAACAAGTACAGAAACCGTTGAATGTCTAGAAGCGATACAAAATAGATGCTGTATCGTGCAAAATTCGGAATATGAATTATACGAATATATGTGTGCATTTAAAGAAATTACCGAAGCAATGTTCAAAGCTATGAGTTTACCACCAGTTTCCAATAACATTAATATAAACTATCTTCGAGAGATGATTGTTCATCATCAGGGAGGAGTTCGACTAGCGCAAAACGTTTTAAGGTTCTGTATTTGCCAAGAATTAATACCGATCCTTCGAAATATGATTCAAACTATGTGCGATCGTATTTGTGAAATGGAAAAATTACTGGATGCTTTAAAGGATTGCGAAAATTGCTAA
- a CDS encoding cysteine-rich CWC family protein, which yields MEEKCCPLCGQENHCGLVKGQKDCWCMTESFPEKIFEKVPQEQCICQKCLDTYKKD from the coding sequence ATGGAGGAAAAATGTTGTCCGTTATGTGGACAAGAAAATCATTGTGGGCTAGTAAAAGGGCAAAAGGATTGCTGGTGTATGACAGAAAGCTTTCCTGAGAAAATTTTTGAAAAAGTACCCCAAGAGCAATGTATTTGTCAAAAGTGCTTAGATACATATAAAAAAGATTAA
- a CDS encoding IS3 family transposase → MSKIIFSPKQILQLQKNPNVQQVSERTITYTDTFKSQFIDEYFAGKTPRQIFKEYGFDEEIIGIKRIEQSAFRWRKAYEKNGLIGLTDTRKSGSGRPIKRELTAAEVIERQAARIQLLEGQVDLLKKLEATERGLLNDSQKLSTNKVFQLISDTLTQFPFERMVTYFCNLLKVSRSGYYSYLQASDARALREQKDLKARDLIFKKPLIVVVIRKALVRLKMTLEQDFSMCDEPKKIQRIMRKFGIVCPHRKPNPYKQMAKATKEHRVVPNKLNREFKQGIPGKVLLTDISYVPYNGKCMAYLSTIKDASTNEILAYHVSDRITLEIATETIKKLISNKRVQLHSEAFIHSDQGVHYTSPRYQTLLKKHGLGQSMSRRGNCWDNAPQESFFGHFKDEVDFSSLKTLEELKAKINHYMVYYNNYRYQWNLKRMAPVQYRNHLLAA, encoded by the coding sequence ATGAGTAAAATTATATTTTCACCAAAACAGATACTACAACTTCAAAAAAATCCAAACGTACAACAGGTTAGCGAACGTACGATTACCTATACAGATACATTTAAGAGTCAATTCATTGATGAATACTTCGCAGGGAAAACACCGAGACAAATTTTTAAGGAATATGGCTTTGATGAAGAGATAATTGGGATCAAACGTATTGAACAATCAGCCTTTCGTTGGCGTAAAGCGTATGAAAAGAACGGCTTAATTGGCTTAACGGATACACGCAAATCTGGATCAGGTAGACCAATTAAACGCGAATTAACAGCCGCAGAAGTCATTGAAAGACAAGCTGCACGCATTCAACTATTGGAGGGGCAAGTAGATTTACTAAAAAAGCTCGAAGCGACAGAAAGGGGGCTGCTAAACGACAGCCAAAAACTAAGCACAAATAAGGTCTTTCAACTCATTTCAGATACGCTCACTCAGTTTCCATTTGAACGGATGGTGACGTATTTTTGTAACCTCTTAAAGGTTTCTCGTTCAGGCTATTATAGCTATTTACAGGCGAGTGATGCGCGAGCCTTGAGAGAACAGAAGGATTTAAAGGCACGCGATTTGATTTTTAAAAAGCCTTTGATCGTCGTGGTTATAAGAAAGGCTCTCGTTCGATTAAAAATGACACTCGAGCAGGATTTTTCAATGTGTGATGAGCCGAAAAAAATCCAGCGTATTATGCGCAAGTTCGGGATTGTCTGCCCGCATCGTAAACCGAATCCATATAAACAAATGGCGAAAGCAACGAAGGAACATCGTGTTGTGCCAAATAAATTAAATCGTGAATTTAAGCAAGGTATCCCTGGGAAAGTATTATTAACGGACATCAGCTATGTGCCATATAACGGAAAGTGTATGGCTTATTTGTCGACGATAAAAGATGCCTCGACGAACGAAATTTTAGCGTACCATGTCTCAGATCGAATCACGCTCGAAATCGCTACGGAAACGATTAAAAAATTGATCAGTAATAAGCGCGTTCAGCTTCATTCAGAGGCCTTTATCCATTCAGATCAAGGGGTTCACTATACAAGCCCACGCTATCAAACGCTCTTAAAAAAACATGGCTTAGGTCAATCGATGTCACGCCGAGGAAACTGTTGGGACAATGCGCCACAGGAATCGTTTTTCGGTCATTTTAAAGACGAAGTAGACTTTAGCTCCTTGAAGACACTTGAGGAACTAAAAGCCAAAATCAATCACTACATGGTCTATTACAATAATTATCGTTATCAATGGAATCTAAAAAGGATGGCTCCTGTACAATACAGAAACCATCTCTTAGCTGCTTAA